In Armatimonadota bacterium, the following proteins share a genomic window:
- a CDS encoding S1 RNA-binding domain-containing protein, whose amino-acid sequence MTTDEKQTPEESAVIETAAAEETAATDAVTAETEVTTSEPAESAAAPAVEAAADEAPAPEAQAEATPAADPAPQVPAETVAEPATASSGKPGMTEDERLFEEAMAILGGEDTDSGPTLSKGERIEAKVIQVENDRVFVDLGTKAEGIVPLAELANEKLESAIGHVKPGDTFQVIVLKTHSAEGNPVVSKRKADFDVQWQRILDSFESGELFDANVVDRVKGGLVVDIGVRGFVPATHVGNGKLRNIEKYVGQILPVKIIEVDRERKKVVLSNKAAEDERRDEVRANIFERVKPGEVMEGTVRRLTDYGAFVDLGGVDGLLHISEMSWMRIDHPREVLKEGEDIKVMVLRLDEGGGRISLGLRQVLPDPWNLIREHYKQGEKIKVVVNRMVQAGAFVRLPEGAEAFLPVGEISDERIQKPQDALEEQQEIEPTIIDLRPDERRMVLSLRSNPQIGGYRMDPSVGAAMRGGQGGQGGQGGHGGRDFRDGGGKRRGGTKFRQPAEDTAPSQRVATGGATIGERLGLLKGLVRPEASGETEEPGE is encoded by the coding sequence ATGACAACCGACGAGAAGCAGACTCCGGAAGAGTCGGCAGTTATCGAAACCGCCGCGGCTGAAGAGACGGCCGCAACCGATGCGGTTACGGCCGAAACCGAAGTCACGACCAGTGAACCCGCAGAATCTGCGGCCGCCCCGGCGGTCGAAGCTGCGGCCGATGAGGCCCCCGCGCCGGAAGCCCAAGCAGAGGCAACGCCGGCCGCCGACCCCGCCCCGCAAGTGCCAGCCGAAACGGTCGCTGAACCGGCCACAGCGAGCAGCGGGAAGCCCGGGATGACCGAGGACGAACGCCTGTTTGAAGAAGCGATGGCCATCCTCGGCGGCGAGGACACGGATTCGGGTCCGACGCTCAGCAAGGGAGAGCGCATCGAAGCAAAGGTCATCCAGGTTGAGAACGACCGGGTCTTTGTCGACCTCGGCACCAAAGCCGAGGGGATCGTGCCTTTGGCGGAGCTGGCCAACGAGAAGTTGGAATCGGCCATTGGGCATGTGAAACCGGGCGACACGTTCCAAGTCATCGTGTTGAAGACCCACAGTGCGGAAGGCAACCCGGTTGTCAGCAAGCGCAAGGCGGATTTCGACGTTCAGTGGCAACGCATTTTGGATTCCTTCGAATCGGGCGAGCTGTTCGATGCCAACGTTGTGGACCGCGTGAAAGGTGGGTTGGTCGTCGACATTGGCGTTCGGGGTTTTGTTCCGGCGACCCATGTCGGCAACGGCAAACTGCGGAACATCGAGAAGTACGTCGGGCAAATTTTGCCGGTCAAGATCATCGAAGTCGACCGCGAACGGAAGAAGGTGGTTTTGAGCAACAAGGCTGCCGAAGACGAGCGGCGGGACGAAGTCCGGGCCAACATTTTCGAGCGGGTCAAACCGGGCGAAGTGATGGAAGGGACGGTGCGCCGTTTGACCGACTACGGGGCATTTGTGGATCTTGGTGGCGTGGACGGCCTGTTGCACATCAGCGAAATGAGCTGGATGCGCATCGACCACCCGCGTGAAGTCCTCAAAGAAGGCGAAGATATTAAAGTGATGGTGTTGCGGCTCGACGAGGGCGGCGGTCGGATCAGCCTTGGTCTTCGCCAAGTTCTCCCCGACCCGTGGAATCTGATCCGCGAGCATTACAAGCAAGGCGAAAAAATCAAGGTGGTCGTCAACCGCATGGTTCAGGCCGGCGCATTCGTGCGATTGCCGGAAGGGGCCGAGGCATTTTTGCCGGTTGGCGAGATCAGCGACGAGCGGATCCAAAAACCGCAAGACGCCTTGGAAGAGCAGCAAGAGATCGAACCGACGATCATCGACTTGCGGCCGGATGAGCGCCGGATGGTTTTGAGTCTGCGATCCAACCCGCAAATCGGCGGATACCGCATGGATCCGAGTGTGGGCGCGGCCATGCGCGGGGGCCAGGGTGGCCAAGGCGGCCAGGGCGGCCACGGCGGCCGGGATTTCCGCGACGGCGGAGGAAAGCGCCGAGGTGGCACCAAGTTCCGCCAACCGGCCGAGGACACGGCTCCTTCGCAGCGTGTTGCCACGGGTGGCGCGACGATCGGCGAACGGCTTGGCTTGTTGAAAGGCCTGGTGCGGCCCGAGGCATCGGGCGAAACCGAAGAACCGGGCGAATAA
- a CDS encoding dephospho-CoA kinase: protein MRGPLVVTGGVASGKSTVAGFLRECGWDVLDSDAVAREAFESVPVQDWLRSQLGERADLRTAARNRLGDREFRAGLNRLTHPYIYGRLREYSGDALEIPLLVESGLASAFGPVLVCDCPLDVARRRLEIRLGGRGAAEGLLASQAVPTARRMFADYLVRTDLPLDSVRQMVQTIAKSLR, encoded by the coding sequence ATGCGCGGCCCATTAGTCGTCACGGGCGGGGTGGCAAGTGGCAAAAGCACCGTCGCCGGGTTCCTAAGAGAATGCGGCTGGGATGTTTTGGATTCTGATGCGGTGGCCCGCGAAGCGTTTGAATCGGTACCTGTTCAGGATTGGCTCCGAAGCCAATTGGGCGAACGCGCTGACTTGCGGACGGCAGCACGCAACCGGTTAGGCGACCGGGAGTTCCGCGCCGGGTTGAACCGGTTAACCCATCCCTATATATATGGGCGGCTCCGAGAATATAGCGGAGACGCCCTAGAAATTCCTCTTCTTGTCGAATCCGGCTTGGCCAGCGCATTCGGGCCGGTTTTGGTTTGCGATTGCCCCCTGGATGTGGCGCGTCGCCGGCTGGAAATCCGTTTGGGTGGCCGTGGGGCGGCCGAAGGATTGCTGGCATCGCAAGCCGTCCCGACGGCCCGCCGCATGTTTGCTGACTACCTGGTTCGAACCGATCTACCGTTGGATTCCGTCCGACAGATGGTTCAAACCATCGCAAAGTCCTTGCGTTGA